A region of Rhizorhabdus wittichii RW1 DNA encodes the following proteins:
- a CDS encoding transcriptional regulator, MarR family (PFAM: regulatory protein, MarR) — MTKDLRPLGDPGSEEFRVDAYPFYLLNRAVSRYNVVIEAELRAIGIDIPTWRVLMVLGEKAPRPIAQVARSTVINISTMARIVERMTRAGLIDSRPSSEDGRVTEIFLTTTGQEKLAAARAVTAPIYRKLIRGFGAEDFGLLIDMLNRLHDNLD; from the coding sequence ATGACCAAGGACCTGCGCCCCCTCGGCGATCCCGGCTCGGAGGAGTTCCGGGTCGACGCCTATCCCTTCTACCTGCTCAACCGGGCGGTGAGCCGCTACAATGTCGTGATCGAGGCCGAGCTGCGCGCGATCGGCATCGACATCCCGACATGGCGGGTATTGATGGTGCTGGGCGAGAAAGCGCCCCGCCCGATCGCGCAGGTCGCGCGGTCGACGGTGATCAACATCTCGACCATGGCGCGGATCGTCGAGCGGATGACCCGCGCCGGGCTGATCGACAGCCGGCCGAGCAGCGAGGACGGCCGGGTGACCGAGATATTCCTGACCACGACCGGACAGGAGAAGCTGGCCGCCGCCCGCGCGGTGACGGCGCCGATCTATCGCAAGCTGATCCGCGGTTTCGGCGCCGAGGATTTCGGCCTGCTGATCGACATGCTCAATCGCCTGCACGACAATCTGGATTGA
- a CDS encoding cyclase family protein (PFAM: cyclase family protein), whose protein sequence is MSNSRNDVLSQLVTAIGSGGIEVVDLTQTLSEATPVLVLPPEFGQCAPFSREVISRYDERGVAWYWSNFTVCEHTGTHFDAPVHWISGKDLPANCVDTIAPADFVASAVVIDCSAEAAADPDFLLERSHIEAWEAVHGPVPARSWVLFRTDWSKRDVDAYTNRREDGAHTPGPNAEAVRYLIEERDIIGFGVETIGTDAGQAHLLTPPYPAHTLLHGAGRYGLQCLENLDRLPATGTVLVAAPLKIESGSGSPLRVLALVAKTGGHG, encoded by the coding sequence ATGTCCAATTCCCGCAATGACGTGCTTTCGCAACTGGTGACCGCGATCGGCTCGGGAGGGATCGAGGTCGTCGACCTCACCCAGACCCTGTCCGAGGCCACCCCCGTGCTGGTGCTGCCGCCCGAATTCGGCCAGTGCGCGCCCTTCTCGCGCGAGGTGATCTCGCGCTACGACGAGCGCGGCGTCGCCTGGTACTGGAGCAACTTCACCGTCTGCGAGCATACCGGCACCCATTTCGACGCGCCGGTCCACTGGATCTCGGGCAAGGACCTGCCCGCCAACTGCGTCGACACGATCGCCCCGGCCGACTTCGTCGCGTCCGCCGTCGTGATCGATTGCTCGGCGGAGGCCGCCGCCGATCCCGACTTCCTGCTCGAACGGTCGCACATCGAGGCGTGGGAGGCGGTCCACGGCCCCGTTCCCGCGCGGAGCTGGGTGCTGTTCCGCACCGATTGGTCGAAGCGCGACGTCGACGCCTACACCAACCGCCGCGAGGACGGCGCGCACACGCCGGGTCCCAATGCCGAGGCGGTCCGCTACCTGATCGAGGAGCGCGACATCATCGGCTTCGGGGTCGAGACGATCGGCACCGACGCCGGCCAGGCGCACCTGCTGACCCCGCCCTATCCGGCGCACACGCTGCTTCACGGCGCCGGCCGCTACGGCCTGCAATGCCTGGAGAATCTCGATCGCCTGCCGGCGACGGGAACCGTGCTGGTCGCCGCCCCGCTCAAGATCGAGAGCGGCTCGGGCAGCCCGCTGCGCGTGCTCGCGCTGGTCGCGAAGACCGGCGGCCATGGCTGA
- a CDS encoding 2-keto-3-deoxy-phosphogluconate aldolase (TIGRFAM: 2-dehydro-3-deoxyphosphogluconate aldolase/4-hydroxy-2-oxoglutarate aldolase~PFAM: KDPG and KHG aldolase), which translates to MTVEQVMTLAPVIPVLVVHDVKHARPIAEALVEGGLPALEVTLRTPVALDVIREMAKVEGAVVGAGTVLNPDDVKASVDAGARFLVSPGLTDRLANAAIGCGLPFLPGTANAGDIMRGLDMGLTHFKFFPAMANGGVPALKALAAPLAAARFCPTGGISEANAPDWLALDAVLCVGGSWIVPPGKPDTAEITRRARAAAKLGR; encoded by the coding sequence ATGACGGTCGAACAGGTGATGACGCTGGCGCCGGTGATTCCGGTGCTGGTGGTGCATGATGTGAAACATGCGCGGCCGATCGCGGAGGCGCTGGTCGAGGGCGGGCTGCCCGCGCTCGAGGTGACGCTGCGCACGCCGGTCGCGCTCGACGTGATCCGGGAGATGGCGAAGGTCGAGGGCGCGGTGGTCGGTGCGGGGACGGTGCTCAACCCGGACGACGTCAAGGCGAGCGTCGATGCGGGCGCGCGCTTCCTGGTCTCGCCGGGCCTCACCGACCGGCTCGCCAATGCGGCGATCGGCTGCGGGCTGCCCTTCCTGCCCGGCACCGCCAATGCCGGCGACATCATGCGCGGGCTCGACATGGGGCTGACCCATTTCAAATTCTTCCCGGCCATGGCCAATGGCGGGGTGCCGGCGCTCAAGGCGCTGGCCGCGCCGCTGGCCGCCGCGCGCTTCTGTCCGACCGGGGGGATCAGCGAGGCGAATGCGCCCGACTGGCTCGCGCTCGACGCGGTGCTGTGCGTCGGCGGAAGCTGGATCGTCCCGCCCGGCAAGCCCGACACCGCCGAAATCACCCGGCGCGCCAGGGCCGCGGCCAAGCTGGGCCGCTAA